In one Corallincola holothuriorum genomic region, the following are encoded:
- a CDS encoding outer membrane protein OmpK, which yields MNYKAALCGAALVFAAPASAEDFFFWSDTSLTLLHGTNFEVDSEDQTTVTFEHVNGHKYGDFFMFFDYITYHDSPLNDGQYGEISPRFSAGKIFDKDLSFGIVQDVLATFTYEFGKGNVESVLYGPAVDLALPGFDFFQLNLYKRDPNNNDSEGWQLTPVWKATFEVGQSELVVDGYIDWVFKSDNSNYEENLHINPQIKYDLGMSLWGAESKGQLYVGIEYDYWSNKYGISDDVPFDVDQEDAVSAIVKYHF from the coding sequence ATGAACTACAAAGCCGCTTTGTGTGGTGCAGCTTTGGTGTTTGCCGCACCAGCCAGCGCTGAAGATTTTTTCTTCTGGTCTGATACCAGTTTGACACTGCTTCACGGAACAAACTTCGAAGTTGATTCTGAAGATCAGACAACCGTGACATTCGAGCATGTGAATGGCCACAAGTATGGTGATTTTTTCATGTTCTTTGACTACATCACCTATCACGATAGCCCGCTAAATGATGGCCAGTATGGTGAAATTTCCCCACGTTTCAGTGCCGGCAAGATTTTTGATAAAGATCTTTCGTTTGGCATTGTTCAAGATGTGCTCGCTACATTTACTTACGAATTTGGTAAGGGCAATGTAGAAAGTGTGCTTTATGGTCCTGCGGTTGATCTGGCGCTGCCAGGTTTCGATTTTTTCCAACTGAACCTCTACAAGCGTGACCCTAACAACAATGACAGCGAAGGCTGGCAGTTAACGCCAGTATGGAAGGCGACATTCGAAGTAGGTCAATCAGAGTTAGTTGTTGATGGCTATATCGATTGGGTATTCAAATCAGATAACAGCAACTACGAAGAAAACCTGCATATCAACCCGCAGATCAAGTATGACCTAGGCATGAGCCTTTGGGGTGCGGAAAGCAAAGGTCAGCTTTATGTCGGTATTGAATACGACTACTGGAGCAACAAATACGGCATCAGCGATGATGTACCATTTGATGTCGACCAGGAAGATGCTGTCTCGGCTATCGTGAAATATCACTTTTAA
- the prfB gene encoding peptide chain release factor 2 has product MFEINPVQNKINDFRERNESLVGYLDYDVKKERLEEVSRELEQPDVWNEPDRAQALGKERADLEAVVDTIVQMRQGLEDVEGLLELAVEAEDEDTFNEAVAELDDLEAKLNKLEFRRMFSGEQDGMDAYIDLQAGSGGTEAQDWCNMLLRMYLRWAEDKGFKTEIIELSEGEVAGLKSATVRVQGEYAYGWLRTETGVHRLVRKSPFDSGGRRHTSFASAFIYPEIDDSIEIEINPSDLRVDTYRASGAGGQHVNRTDSAVRLTHLPTNTVVQCQNDRSQHKNKAQAMKQLKAKLFELEMQKQNAEKQAQEETKSDIGWGSQIRSYVLDDSRIKDLRTGVENRNTQAVLDGNLDRFIEASLKSGL; this is encoded by the coding sequence ATGTTCGAGATTAATCCGGTACAGAACAAAATCAATGATTTCCGCGAGCGCAATGAGTCGCTGGTGGGTTATCTGGATTACGACGTGAAGAAAGAGCGTCTGGAAGAAGTGTCCAGAGAGCTCGAACAACCGGATGTCTGGAATGAGCCGGATCGGGCGCAGGCATTGGGTAAGGAACGTGCAGATCTTGAAGCCGTTGTTGATACCATTGTCCAGATGCGGCAAGGATTGGAAGATGTTGAAGGCTTATTAGAGCTTGCCGTTGAAGCGGAAGATGAAGATACCTTCAATGAGGCGGTGGCTGAGCTCGATGATCTGGAAGCCAAGCTGAACAAGCTGGAGTTTCGCCGTATGTTCTCCGGAGAGCAGGACGGTATGGACGCGTATATCGATCTGCAGGCGGGCTCTGGCGGCACAGAGGCGCAAGATTGGTGCAACATGCTGTTGCGAATGTATCTGCGCTGGGCGGAAGATAAAGGTTTTAAAACTGAGATAATTGAACTGTCAGAAGGTGAAGTCGCTGGGCTGAAAAGTGCTACCGTGCGAGTTCAAGGTGAGTATGCTTATGGTTGGCTCCGCACGGAAACTGGCGTACACCGGTTAGTGCGCAAAAGCCCTTTTGATTCCGGCGGCCGTCGACATACCTCGTTTGCCTCGGCGTTTATCTATCCTGAGATTGATGACTCGATTGAGATTGAGATTAATCCGTCCGACCTTCGAGTAGATACCTATCGTGCTTCTGGAGCGGGTGGTCAGCACGTTAACCGGACCGATTCCGCGGTACGCCTAACGCACTTACCAACTAATACTGTTGTGCAATGTCAGAACGATCGCTCGCAGCACAAAAATAAAGCGCAGGCGATGAAGCAGTTGAAAGCAAAACTGTTTGAGTTAGAGATGCAGAAGCAGAATGCCGAAAAGCAGGCGCAAGAAGAGACGAAAAGCGATATCGGCTGGGGTAGTCAAATCCGTTCTTATGTGTTGGATGACTCCCGGATTAAAGATCTACGTACCGGGGTGGAGAACCGAAATACCCAAGCGGTACTGGATGGCAATTTAGACCGATTTATTGAAGCAAGTTTAAAATCTGGCCTGTAA
- a CDS encoding PLP-dependent cysteine synthase family protein, whose protein sequence is MRNSNRLWEKQAIALIEADFNRSADTHLIKLNIPSCPEIDLYLKDESTHPTGSLKHRLARSLFLYGICNGWIKAERPVIEASSGSTAVSEAYFARMLNLPFIAVMPACTSQEKIDKISFYGGRCHLVENAGDISAEARRLAQETDGHFIDQFTYAERATDWRGNNNIAESIFAQMADEPHPIPRWLVMSAGTGGTSATLGRHARYHKTDTKLCVVDPDFSAFYPFFNSGDCGINTGKGSRIEGIGRPTVEPSFMPDVIDRMIQVPDAASIAAIRLLEQELGRKCGGSTGTNLYGSLRLASEMKARNETGSIVTLICDSGERYLNTYYNDIWCQQQQLDISGYKNELTQLWFGK, encoded by the coding sequence ATGCGCAACTCAAACCGTCTCTGGGAAAAGCAAGCGATCGCCCTGATTGAAGCGGATTTCAATCGCAGCGCCGATACCCATTTAATCAAACTCAATATTCCTAGCTGCCCAGAGATAGACCTCTACTTGAAGGATGAATCGACCCATCCAACTGGTAGTCTGAAACATCGGCTAGCCAGGTCACTGTTCCTCTATGGCATTTGCAACGGCTGGATCAAAGCCGAACGCCCGGTAATTGAAGCGTCCAGTGGCAGCACCGCCGTCTCAGAAGCCTATTTTGCCCGCATGCTTAATTTACCCTTTATCGCTGTCATGCCAGCATGCACCTCACAAGAAAAGATCGACAAAATCAGCTTCTATGGGGGTCGCTGTCACTTAGTAGAGAACGCCGGGGATATATCAGCGGAAGCGAGACGTTTGGCGCAGGAAACCGATGGCCATTTCATCGACCAATTTACCTACGCCGAACGTGCAACCGACTGGCGGGGAAATAACAATATCGCCGAAAGCATCTTTGCCCAGATGGCCGACGAACCTCACCCGATACCGCGCTGGTTAGTGATGAGTGCCGGAACCGGCGGTACCTCAGCCACATTGGGACGTCATGCGCGATACCATAAAACCGACACGAAGCTTTGTGTCGTTGATCCTGACTTTTCAGCCTTTTATCCCTTTTTTAACAGTGGTGATTGCGGCATTAATACAGGTAAAGGCTCACGTATAGAGGGGATTGGTCGCCCAACCGTAGAGCCCTCTTTTATGCCTGATGTCATCGACCGTATGATCCAGGTACCAGATGCCGCCAGCATCGCTGCGATAAGACTGTTAGAGCAGGAGCTTGGCCGAAAATGCGGCGGTTCTACCGGAACCAATCTATACGGCAGCTTACGACTCGCATCCGAGATGAAAGCACGGAATGAAACCGGCTCTATTGTGACGTTGATTTGTGACAGTGGTGAACGCTACCTCAATACCTATTACAACGATATTTGGTGTCAGCAACAGCAACTAGATATCTCCGGCTACAAAAATGAATTAACGCAGCTATGGTTTGGTAAGTAA
- the lysS gene encoding lysine--tRNA ligase, whose translation MTEQVQDENKLIAERRGKLDQIRQDCKANGHPNDWRRDCLANNLQAEHGDKSKEELEALGLQVAIAGRVMAKRGPFLAVQDMSGRIQAYAAKDVQKELKEIGGLDIGDIIGVKGALHKSGKGDLYVNMEEYKLLTKALRPLPEKFHGLTDQEQRYRQRYVDLIMNEQSRQTFMVRSKIIEAIRQFMNQRDFMEVETPMMQVIPGGASARPFITHHNALDIDMYLRIAPELYLKRLVVGGFERVFEINRNFRNEGLSPRHNPEFTMMEFYMAYADYNDLMDLTEEMLRSVTQQVLGSSVVKYGEEEFDFGAPFIRLPMKESILQYNPEVTMEQLASLETATEVAKDLKIEVQKSWGLGKVICEIFEETVEHRLIQPTFITEYPAEVSPLARRNDNDSFITDRFEFFVGGREIANGFSELNDAQDQADRFRHQVEQKDAGDDEAMFFDEDYITALEHGLPPTAGQGIGIDRLVMLFTDSHTIRDVVLFPALRPQN comes from the coding sequence ATGACTGAGCAGGTACAGGACGAAAACAAACTGATCGCCGAACGGCGTGGCAAACTCGATCAGATCCGTCAGGATTGTAAAGCCAATGGTCACCCTAATGATTGGCGTCGAGATTGTTTGGCCAACAACCTGCAGGCTGAGCACGGCGATAAGAGCAAAGAAGAGTTGGAAGCTTTAGGTTTGCAGGTAGCGATTGCCGGTCGGGTGATGGCAAAGCGCGGTCCTTTTCTTGCCGTACAGGATATGAGTGGCCGTATTCAAGCTTATGCCGCTAAAGACGTACAGAAAGAGTTGAAAGAGATCGGCGGTCTGGATATCGGCGACATTATTGGCGTAAAAGGCGCATTGCATAAATCCGGCAAGGGTGATCTTTACGTCAATATGGAAGAGTACAAGTTGCTCACTAAGGCACTGCGTCCGCTACCGGAAAAATTTCATGGTTTGACCGATCAGGAACAGCGCTATCGCCAGCGTTATGTTGATTTGATTATGAACGAGCAGTCTCGCCAAACCTTTATGGTGCGTTCAAAAATCATTGAAGCGATCCGCCAGTTCATGAATCAGCGCGATTTTATGGAAGTAGAAACGCCGATGATGCAGGTGATCCCTGGTGGTGCATCTGCCCGTCCATTCATCACTCACCACAATGCGCTCGATATCGATATGTACCTGCGTATTGCGCCTGAGCTTTATCTGAAGCGTTTGGTCGTTGGTGGGTTTGAGCGGGTGTTCGAAATCAACCGTAACTTCCGCAACGAAGGCCTATCGCCACGTCATAATCCTGAATTCACCATGATGGAATTCTATATGGCGTATGCGGATTACAATGATCTGATGGATCTGACTGAAGAGATGCTGCGTAGCGTGACTCAGCAAGTCTTGGGTAGCAGTGTGGTTAAGTACGGTGAAGAAGAGTTTGATTTTGGTGCGCCGTTTATTCGTTTGCCGATGAAAGAATCGATTTTGCAATACAACCCTGAAGTGACCATGGAGCAATTAGCCTCTTTGGAAACGGCGACGGAAGTGGCTAAAGATCTGAAGATCGAAGTGCAGAAGTCGTGGGGCTTAGGCAAGGTTATCTGTGAGATCTTCGAGGAGACGGTTGAGCATCGCTTAATTCAACCTACCTTTATTACCGAGTATCCGGCGGAAGTGTCGCCGCTGGCTCGTCGTAATGACAACGACTCGTTTATCACTGACCGTTTTGAGTTCTTTGTTGGTGGTCGTGAGATCGCTAATGGTTTCTCGGAGCTCAACGATGCACAAGATCAGGCGGATCGGTTCCGTCATCAAGTGGAGCAGAAAGACGCCGGTGATGATGAAGCGATGTTCTTCGATGAAGACTATATTACGGCGCTAGAGCACGGCTTACCGCCAACAGCTGGGCAGGGCATTGGTATCGATCGTTTGGTGATGTTGTTTACTGACAGTCATACTATTCGTGATGTGGTGTTGTTCCCAGCATTGCGTCCACAGAACTAA